In one Sphingomonas hankookensis genomic region, the following are encoded:
- a CDS encoding PilZ domain-containing protein, translating into MSDSSTGPFPPRPRRDSVLLTARVELRDQVVECRVRNLSEAGACIDDPVQLPPDGRVLVTMGQLHHLEGRVRWTRDGRAGLLFDKGRIDIAAARRPRGTVAPVPQHLAGWLSHIYNPYRRAGD; encoded by the coding sequence ATGAGCGATTCGTCGACCGGTCCGTTCCCCCCGCGCCCGCGCCGGGACAGCGTGCTGCTGACCGCGCGTGTCGAATTGCGCGATCAGGTGGTCGAATGCCGGGTGCGCAACCTGTCGGAGGCCGGCGCCTGCATCGACGATCCGGTACAGCTGCCGCCGGACGGGCGGGTGCTGGTGACGATGGGACAGCTCCATCATCTCGAAGGGCGGGTTCGCTGGACGCGGGACGGCCGCGCCGGCCTGCTGTTCGACAAGGGGCGGATCGACATCGCCGCCGCCCGGCGCCCGCGCGGTACGGTGGCACCGGTCCCGCAGCATCTGGCCGGTTGGCTGTCCC
- a CDS encoding DUF805 domain-containing protein: MEWMILPLKRYFEVRGRSRRQEYWMFTLFSILVGIATTIVDRVLGFDWDSTGPINGLTSLALLIPSFTVTFRRLHDTDRSAWWMLLVFLPIIGWIWLFVLYVTEGTRGPNRFGPDPKDPYGSADIDQVFS; the protein is encoded by the coding sequence ATGGAGTGGATGATCCTGCCGCTGAAGCGGTATTTCGAAGTGCGTGGCCGTTCGCGTCGGCAGGAATATTGGATGTTCACGCTGTTCTCGATCCTGGTCGGCATCGCGACGACGATCGTCGACCGGGTGCTGGGCTTCGATTGGGACAGCACCGGTCCGATCAACGGCCTTACCAGCCTCGCGCTGCTGATCCCGAGCTTCACCGTCACCTTTCGCCGGTTGCACGATACCGACCGGTCGGCATGGTGGATGCTGCTGGTGTTCCTGCCGATCATCGGGTGGATCTGGCTGTTCGTGCTCTATGTGACCGAAGGCACGCGCGGTCCCAACCGGTTCGGGCCCGATCCCAAGGACCCCTATGGCAGCGCGGACATCGACCAAGTGTTTTCATGA
- a CDS encoding YifB family Mg chelatase-like AAA ATPase produces the protein MVAIVSTAAYLGLEARRVEVQVQLASGVPAFVVVGLADKAVGESRERVRAAIAAIGLSLPPKRITVNLSPADLPKEGSHYDLPIALGLLAAMGVVDAETLSDYLIVGELSLDGRIAGSPGVLLAAMLASGEGRALICPAVQGAEAAWAGTSVVAAPDLLSLLNHLKGEQMLSAPQPGGAEDGWSGTDLQQVKGQETAKRALEIAAAGNHNLLMVGPPGAGKSLLASCLPGILPPLDAAEALEVSMVQSVAGTLTGGRMTRVRPFRHPHHSASMAALTGGGLRVKPGEISMAHLGVLFLDELPEFQRAVLDSLRQPLETGEVSVARANAHVTFPARVQLIAAMNPCRCGHLGDPALACARAPRCAADYQAKVSGPLLDRIDLAIEMAAVSAADLVLPPPAEGSAEVAARVAAARGVQRERYAADGIRTNAEADGAVLERAAALDAPARALLAQAAEAMRLSARGFHRVLRVSRTIADLAGTDTIGRGQVAEALSYRRRAPTN, from the coding sequence ATGGTCGCGATCGTATCGACGGCGGCATATCTCGGGCTGGAGGCGCGCCGGGTCGAGGTGCAGGTGCAACTGGCCAGCGGCGTTCCGGCTTTCGTCGTCGTCGGATTGGCCGACAAGGCGGTGGGCGAGAGCCGGGAACGGGTGCGCGCCGCGATCGCTGCGATCGGCCTCTCGCTGCCGCCCAAGCGGATCACGGTGAACCTGTCGCCCGCCGACCTGCCCAAAGAAGGATCGCATTACGACCTTCCCATCGCGCTCGGGCTGCTGGCGGCGATGGGCGTGGTCGATGCCGAGACGCTGTCCGACTATCTGATCGTCGGCGAACTGAGCCTCGACGGGCGAATCGCCGGGTCGCCGGGCGTGCTGCTCGCGGCGATGCTCGCGAGCGGCGAGGGGCGGGCGCTGATCTGTCCGGCGGTGCAGGGTGCGGAGGCGGCATGGGCCGGAACGTCGGTGGTCGCCGCGCCCGACCTGTTGTCGCTGCTCAACCATCTGAAGGGCGAGCAGATGCTGTCGGCTCCGCAACCGGGCGGTGCCGAGGACGGGTGGAGCGGCACCGACCTGCAACAGGTGAAGGGTCAGGAGACGGCCAAGCGCGCGCTGGAGATCGCGGCGGCGGGGAATCACAACCTGCTGATGGTCGGGCCGCCAGGAGCGGGCAAGTCGCTGCTCGCCTCCTGCCTGCCCGGCATATTGCCGCCGCTCGACGCCGCCGAGGCGCTGGAAGTGTCGATGGTCCAGTCGGTCGCCGGCACGCTGACCGGTGGGCGGATGACGCGGGTGCGCCCCTTTCGCCATCCGCATCATTCCGCATCGATGGCGGCGCTGACCGGTGGCGGGCTGCGCGTGAAGCCGGGCGAGATCAGCATGGCGCATCTGGGCGTGCTGTTCCTCGACGAGCTGCCCGAGTTCCAGCGCGCGGTGCTCGATTCGCTCAGGCAACCGCTCGAGACCGGCGAGGTCAGCGTGGCGCGGGCCAATGCGCATGTCACCTTTCCGGCGCGGGTGCAGCTGATCGCGGCGATGAACCCGTGCCGCTGCGGCCATCTGGGCGATCCGGCGCTCGCCTGTGCGCGGGCGCCGCGCTGTGCCGCCGATTATCAGGCGAAGGTGTCCGGCCCGCTGCTGGATCGCATCGACCTTGCCATCGAAATGGCGGCGGTGAGTGCCGCCGACCTCGTCCTGCCGCCACCCGCCGAAGGATCGGCCGAGGTCGCCGCGCGGGTCGCGGCGGCGCGTGGCGTGCAGCGCGAACGCTATGCCGCCGATGGCATTCGTACCAACGCCGAAGCGGACGGCGCGGTGCTGGAGCGTGCTGCCGCGCTGGACGCTCCCGCACGCGCGCTGCTGGCACAGGCAGCGGAGGCGATGCGGCTGTCGGCGCGGGGGTTCCACCGGGTGCTGCGGGTCAGCCGGACGATCGCCGATCTGGCCGGGACCGATACGATCGGTCGGGGGCAGGTCGCGGAGGCGCTGAGCTATCGCCGGCGGGCACCGACGAACTGA
- the rpmH gene encoding 50S ribosomal protein L34: MKRTFQPSNLVRARRHGFRSRMATPGGRNVIRARRARGRKKLSA; the protein is encoded by the coding sequence ATGAAGCGGACTTTTCAGCCGAGCAACCTGGTACGGGCCCGTCGTCACGGCTTCCGCTCGCGCATGGCGACGCCGGGCGGCCGCAATGTGATCCGCGCGCGTCGTGCCCGCGGCCGCAAGAAGCTGTCGGCCTAA
- the rnpA gene encoding ribonuclease P protein component, with protein sequence MPGFVLLVRNRKADELADTPPGAMRIGITVSKKVGNAVVRNRMKRRFRALAAELLPEHGIAGADHVLIGRASGIERPFDDLKADLSKALRKVRR encoded by the coding sequence ATGCCCGGCTTCGTTCTGCTGGTGCGTAACCGCAAGGCGGACGAACTGGCCGATACGCCGCCTGGCGCGATGCGAATCGGCATTACCGTATCGAAGAAGGTCGGAAACGCCGTCGTCCGTAACCGGATGAAGCGGCGTTTTCGCGCGCTTGCCGCAGAGCTGCTGCCCGAGCACGGCATTGCCGGTGCCGATCACGTGCTGATCGGCCGGGCGAGCGGGATCGAACGCCCGTTCGACGATCTGAAAGCCGACCTTTCCAAGGCGTTGCGCAAGGTTCGCCGGTGA